In Alkalihalobacterium alkalinitrilicum, a genomic segment contains:
- a CDS encoding ABC transporter ATP-binding protein, with amino-acid sequence MKKKKIIDDVSFDVYPGEVFGFLGPNGAGKTTTIRMIVGLISITAGDIYIKGSHITKNFEQAISHTGAIVENPEMYSYLSGIGNLRQYARMVDGVSEERISEVVELVGLKDRIKEKVKTYSLGMRQRLGIAQALLHSPSLLILDEPTNGLDPAGIREIRDYLRRLAHEDGLAILVSSHLLSEMELMCDRIGIIQNGKMIDIKTISDFVNDDAQVYHFHAMPVEKAINVIKTKFPQLESKIDNETVHVIAAHEDIPSVTRELVHNDIEIYLIERKATTLEEKFLQVTGGKTI; translated from the coding sequence ATAAAAAAGAAAAAGATAATCGACGATGTTTCTTTTGATGTATATCCTGGAGAAGTATTTGGTTTTTTAGGACCTAATGGGGCGGGAAAAACGACGACCATCCGAATGATTGTCGGTCTGATCTCTATTACAGCTGGCGATATTTACATCAAAGGAAGTCATATTACAAAAAATTTTGAACAAGCCATTTCCCATACTGGGGCTATCGTTGAAAATCCTGAAATGTATAGTTACTTAAGTGGTATTGGAAATTTGCGCCAATATGCTCGAATGGTGGACGGAGTTAGCGAAGAGAGAATTAGTGAAGTCGTTGAATTAGTCGGTTTAAAAGACCGAATTAAAGAAAAGGTCAAAACTTATTCTCTCGGGATGCGTCAAAGACTAGGGATTGCACAAGCACTTCTTCACTCGCCGTCCCTTCTAATCTTAGATGAACCAACGAATGGACTCGATCCAGCTGGAATCAGAGAAATCAGGGATTATTTACGACGCTTAGCTCATGAAGATGGATTAGCCATTCTCGTTTCCAGTCATTTACTTTCGGAGATGGAACTGATGTGTGATCGAATTGGAATTATTCAAAACGGAAAAATGATCGACATAAAAACGATTAGTGACTTTGTGAACGACGATGCACAAGTGTACCATTTTCATGCTATGCCAGTAGAGAAAGCTATAAATGTAATAAAAACAAAATTTCCGCAGCTCGAAAGTAAAATAGATAACGAAACGGTTCACGTTATCGCTGCCCATGAAGACATACCGTCTGTTACTCGTGAACTTGTTCATAATGACATCGAAATTTATTTAATCGAAAGAAAAGCGACAACTTTAGAAGAAAAATTCTTGCAAGTGACTGGAGGCAAGACCATATGA
- a CDS encoding nucleoside hydrolase, translating to MKKILLFCDPGVDDSLAIMYALLNPRIEVVGIVSSYGNVKQEQATNNAAYLLQLAGREDIPLIGGAKGPLSGEITVYYPEIHGPEGLGPISPPETLVGELLNFDRVFEIIDEHQGALTIVEVGRATSLAIAFILGEEKMKNVEEFFIMGGAFLVPGNVTPVAEANFHGDPIAANLVLAKARNVTVVPLNVTNQSIITSEIIGMITRFSYNPFTPLIEPIFEFYADAYRELVPGITGAPLHDVVTLSALVNNDLLQYVTRTVTVEILNETRGQSVADFRPGWVAEPTTVLHRIGLELNYQMFINDFYDTMTNPLSRNNWQ from the coding sequence TTGAAGAAAATTCTCCTTTTTTGCGATCCAGGTGTGGATGATTCATTAGCGATTATGTATGCCTTGCTGAATCCAAGGATAGAGGTAGTAGGGATTGTTTCAAGTTATGGAAATGTCAAACAAGAACAAGCGACGAACAATGCGGCATACTTACTTCAACTAGCAGGAAGAGAGGACATTCCATTGATCGGTGGAGCTAAAGGTCCTCTTTCTGGAGAGATTACCGTTTATTATCCTGAAATTCATGGTCCAGAAGGATTAGGTCCGATCAGTCCACCAGAGACGCTTGTTGGTGAATTATTAAACTTTGATCGAGTTTTTGAAATTATTGATGAACATCAAGGAGCTCTTACTATTGTTGAAGTAGGAAGAGCGACTTCGTTAGCTATCGCTTTTATTCTTGGTGAAGAAAAGATGAAAAACGTCGAAGAATTCTTTATTATGGGGGGAGCTTTTTTAGTACCAGGTAATGTTACCCCAGTAGCTGAAGCAAATTTCCATGGTGATCCAATCGCAGCAAATTTAGTGTTAGCCAAAGCAAGAAATGTTACGGTCGTTCCTTTAAACGTTACCAATCAGTCAATTATCACATCCGAAATAATTGGAATGATTACTCGATTTTCTTATAATCCCTTTACACCTTTAATCGAGCCTATCTTTGAATTTTACGCAGATGCTTATCGAGAGTTAGTTCCAGGTATTACTGGAGCTCCACTGCATGATGTCGTTACTTTGAGTGCCCTAGTCAATAACGACTTATTACAGTATGTTACACGTACGGTAACTGTTGAAATTCTAAATGAAACAAGAGGTCAAAGTGTAGCTGATTTTCGTCCAGGATGGGTAGCAGAACCAACAACTGTGTTGCACAGAATAGGGTTGGAACTAAACTATCAAATGTTTATTAATGACTTTTACGATACAATGACGAACCCTTTATCCCGCAACAACTGGCAGTAA
- a CDS encoding ATP-binding protein, with amino-acid sequence MLPDLYSAISAFFLNFTIILLAISLFQAFYIDKIHHVYEKRNMIILSIISSTTSVLCMTFPVSDFIHGYIFDLRFVPFLLASIYGGPIPATATTVSMISYRYFLGGEGFFITLIVQTIIFLGFLFIYRKIKKYTYRLILNLSIIFTFCLGFLIFTVGIVVFTAFQTEFVILTYAKFVIIQIVIHLIVFFITIKLIDGLLYRVRKRNYLRQTDRLQAVTDLTASVAHEIRNPLTSAKGFLQLLIREKGLTTKEKQYAELVDREILLVEKIVDEYIEIAHPSKVHLSATQLDDLLNQVCNELSTNCKLNNVSINVSIKKNGELLTDVEKLKQTLRNIIINGIEAMPNGGTISIIAKISKKYVTIEVSDEGIGMSELELDRIGTPFYSLKEKGTGLGLMLRFQLMALLGGRIEVSSMKGSGSTFTVYLPKQTKHPSFSQSNLAQKLTEGQN; translated from the coding sequence TTGTTACCTGATTTGTATTCAGCAATTAGTGCTTTTTTTCTTAATTTCACTATTATTTTACTAGCTATTTCCTTATTCCAAGCTTTTTACATTGATAAGATCCATCACGTTTATGAAAAAAGAAATATGATCATTCTAAGTATTATTTCTTCAACCACTTCCGTTCTCTGTATGACTTTTCCAGTATCTGATTTTATTCATGGATATATATTTGATTTACGCTTTGTTCCTTTTTTACTTGCCTCTATTTACGGTGGTCCTATTCCAGCTACTGCTACAACGGTCAGCATGATTTCATACCGTTACTTTTTGGGAGGCGAAGGTTTTTTTATAACACTCATCGTCCAGACGATTATTTTTTTAGGCTTTCTTTTTATTTATCGCAAAATAAAGAAATACACTTATCGTTTGATCTTAAATTTATCAATAATTTTTACATTTTGCCTTGGTTTCTTAATATTTACTGTAGGAATCGTTGTTTTTACTGCTTTCCAAACCGAGTTCGTTATCCTCACTTATGCGAAATTTGTTATTATTCAAATCGTCATTCATTTAATCGTTTTTTTCATCACCATTAAATTAATCGATGGACTATTATATAGAGTCCGTAAACGAAATTATTTAAGGCAAACAGACCGACTCCAAGCAGTAACCGATTTAACGGCATCGGTTGCCCATGAGATTAGAAACCCTTTAACATCTGCAAAAGGCTTTCTCCAATTACTTATCAGGGAGAAAGGCTTAACAACTAAAGAAAAGCAGTACGCTGAATTAGTAGATCGTGAAATTCTATTAGTTGAAAAGATCGTTGATGAGTACATTGAAATAGCACATCCAAGTAAAGTCCATCTTTCAGCAACCCAACTAGATGATCTTTTAAACCAAGTTTGCAACGAACTATCTACTAACTGTAAATTAAATAACGTAAGCATAAACGTTTCGATTAAGAAAAATGGTGAATTGCTTACAGATGTAGAAAAACTTAAACAAACGCTACGTAATATTATAATTAACGGTATTGAAGCCATGCCAAATGGTGGGACTATTTCGATTATCGCCAAAATATCAAAAAAATATGTAACAATTGAAGTGAGTGACGAAGGCATTGGCATGTCTGAGCTCGAATTAGATCGTATCGGTACACCATTTTATTCTTTAAAAGAAAAAGGAACTGGTCTAGGGCTCATGCTTCGTTTCCAACTTATGGCATTATTAGGTGGCCGTATCGAGGTCTCAAGTATGAAAGGATCGGGATCGACATTCACTGTATACCTACCGAAACAAACGAAACACCCATCTTTCTCTCAAAGTAATTTAGCTCAAAAATTAACAGAAGGACAGAATTAA
- a CDS encoding MalY/PatB family protein, whose product MTSRFDQKVNRRGTNSMKWDGVDQLYNGENLWPMWVADMDFPAPSEVIEAVQQEVSRGIYGYPVRSSSVDKAVQSWLKRRFDWDVEPKHLVYTSGVVPTLSQIIKLFTEPGEKVIIQPPVYYPFFKVVTNHDRKLVENPLVYDGDRYKMDLEHLKSVIDKQTKILILCSPHNPVGRVWTEQELHELAQICIEHDLLIVSDEIHCDIVFNGLKHLPTASISEEMRNRTITCMAPSKTFNLAGLQTSYAVIFNSTLRREFQKHLSQEFMNMFNSVGTVAMEAAYNEGEKWLDELISYVEDNVRFVQSFIEEHMPKIKVVHPEGTYLLWLDCTDLGMTSSERKQWLTEQAKVALSNGIVFGKEGEPFERMNLACSRETVLEGLNRLKKAYDVLT is encoded by the coding sequence ATGACTTCACGCTTTGATCAGAAGGTCAATCGAAGAGGAACAAATTCAATGAAATGGGATGGAGTAGATCAGTTGTATAACGGTGAAAATTTATGGCCGATGTGGGTAGCTGATATGGACTTTCCAGCACCATCCGAAGTCATCGAAGCGGTTCAACAGGAAGTAAGTAGAGGAATTTACGGCTATCCTGTCCGCTCAAGTTCAGTCGATAAGGCTGTCCAATCGTGGTTGAAAAGAAGGTTTGACTGGGATGTAGAACCCAAACATCTAGTGTATACATCAGGAGTTGTACCTACATTATCACAAATCATTAAACTTTTTACGGAACCTGGTGAAAAAGTCATTATTCAACCACCTGTTTATTACCCTTTCTTTAAAGTGGTTACAAACCATGACCGAAAGTTAGTCGAAAATCCCCTTGTTTACGATGGGGATAGATATAAAATGGATTTAGAGCACTTGAAATCAGTCATCGATAAGCAGACGAAAATACTAATATTATGTAGTCCTCATAATCCTGTAGGTAGAGTGTGGACAGAGCAAGAATTACATGAGTTAGCTCAAATCTGTATCGAACACGATTTATTAATAGTGTCCGATGAAATTCATTGTGATATTGTTTTTAATGGATTGAAGCACTTGCCAACTGCTTCAATATCAGAAGAAATGAGAAATCGTACAATCACATGTATGGCTCCTAGTAAAACCTTTAATCTAGCTGGACTACAAACGTCTTACGCTGTTATCTTTAATTCAACATTGAGACGGGAATTTCAAAAACATTTAAGTCAAGAATTTATGAATATGTTCAATTCTGTTGGCACAGTTGCGATGGAAGCAGCCTATAACGAAGGTGAAAAATGGCTAGACGAATTGATTTCCTATGTAGAAGATAATGTGAGGTTCGTCCAATCATTTATCGAGGAGCATATGCCAAAGATTAAAGTGGTACACCCTGAAGGTACATATCTTTTATGGTTGGATTGCACAGATTTAGGAATGACATCTTCAGAGCGGAAGCAATGGCTGACCGAACAGGCAAAAGTTGCATTGAGCAACGGAATCGTTTTCGGTAAAGAAGGAGAACCATTCGAACGCATGAACTTAGCTTGTTCGAGGGAAACCGTATTGGAGGGTTTGAACCGATTGAAAAAAGCCTATGATGTACTAACTTAA
- a CDS encoding YwpF family protein, translated as MKTYRLFSLQVLQPHEKGVSQIEIPIQDGLIIDMEDHEKKWLIDAVINTDKVGIFEKCDKENGKLIIEAVITSENNYPATMVTKIRKITHLSDKVSILLDGLMVIRKDDIIDVILESIIDEGLTGKDLLQEFKIRKARRGENVQKVVENVYKQVEADQGLVFNKTTNTEENDKNKI; from the coding sequence GTGAAAACCTATCGATTATTTTCACTTCAAGTGTTGCAACCCCATGAAAAGGGGGTCAGCCAAATCGAAATACCTATACAAGATGGTCTTATTATAGATATGGAAGACCATGAGAAGAAGTGGCTGATTGACGCCGTTATTAACACTGATAAGGTTGGGATTTTTGAAAAATGTGACAAAGAAAATGGAAAATTGATAATTGAAGCTGTCATAACTAGTGAAAATAATTATCCAGCAACGATGGTAACAAAAATTCGTAAGATTACTCATCTGTCAGATAAAGTAAGCATACTACTCGATGGTTTAATGGTGATTAGAAAAGATGATATTATTGATGTCATTTTGGAAAGTATCATTGATGAAGGGCTAACGGGTAAAGATTTACTTCAAGAGTTTAAAATAAGAAAAGCACGTCGTGGAGAAAATGTGCAAAAAGTAGTAGAAAATGTATACAAGCAAGTAGAGGCGGATCAAGGTTTAGTCTTTAATAAGACCACGAACACGGAAGAAAACGACAAAAATAAAATATAA
- a CDS encoding MFS transporter, translated as MEEKKTWDLVSIASIPLVMTLGNSMLIPVLPAIEKELNISALQVSMIITVYSVIAIICIPIAGYLSDRFGRKKVIIPSLIIAGVGGLISGFASWQIESPYTVIIFGRLLQGLGAAGASPIVMPLVGDIFRQESEVSEGLGVIETSNTFGKVLSPILGALLASWVWFMPFFAFPVFCFISILLMVFLVETPKKTEKPLSFKDFLHSIKRIFKNEGRWLYAIFLIGCICMFVIFGVLFYLSTMLEEQHGIDGVKKGIILAIPLAALCLSSYITGKGIGEEKIKMKWMTVVGIALLTVSVFSISFSKDIYVLLTALFASGIGIGIALPSLDALVTEGIEKAQRGTITSIYSSMRFVGVALGPPIFAVLMKASHFLLFFTNTLVCIGALITAFVAINPSEDE; from the coding sequence ATGGAAGAAAAAAAGACATGGGATTTAGTCTCCATAGCCTCCATCCCTTTAGTTATGACACTTGGAAATTCGATGTTAATTCCAGTATTACCTGCTATTGAGAAGGAATTAAACATATCAGCGCTCCAGGTAAGTATGATTATTACAGTGTACTCGGTTATCGCAATTATTTGTATTCCAATTGCAGGTTATTTGTCTGATCGTTTTGGTCGTAAGAAAGTCATTATCCCAAGTTTAATTATTGCAGGGGTAGGGGGCTTAATTTCAGGGTTTGCTTCTTGGCAAATCGAAAGTCCTTATACAGTCATTATTTTTGGTCGTTTACTTCAAGGCTTAGGTGCAGCTGGTGCTTCACCGATTGTAATGCCGTTAGTCGGTGACATCTTTCGGCAGGAAAGTGAAGTAAGTGAAGGTTTAGGAGTAATTGAAACATCGAATACATTTGGAAAAGTACTAAGTCCAATCTTAGGGGCACTTTTAGCTAGTTGGGTTTGGTTTATGCCTTTTTTTGCTTTTCCAGTGTTTTGTTTTATTTCAATTTTATTAATGGTGTTTCTTGTGGAAACACCAAAAAAGACTGAAAAACCTCTTTCATTTAAAGACTTTCTGCATTCTATAAAGAGAATATTTAAAAATGAAGGTCGCTGGTTATATGCGATCTTTTTAATAGGCTGTATTTGTATGTTTGTTATCTTCGGTGTTCTCTTTTATTTATCAACAATGTTAGAGGAACAACATGGAATTGATGGTGTAAAAAAAGGGATTATATTAGCGATCCCATTAGCTGCTTTGTGTCTTTCTTCCTATATAACTGGTAAAGGAATAGGTGAGGAAAAGATCAAAATGAAGTGGATGACAGTTGTTGGTATTGCTTTGCTAACCGTTTCTGTTTTTTCAATTTCGTTTTCAAAAGATATTTATGTTCTTTTAACAGCATTGTTTGCCAGTGGGATCGGTATTGGGATCGCATTACCAAGTTTAGACGCGCTAGTTACTGAAGGAATCGAGAAGGCACAAAGAGGGACAATTACATCGATCTATAGTAGTATGCGATTTGTTGGGGTCGCCTTAGGGCCACCTATCTTTGCTGTCCTTATGAAGGCATCTCATTTCTTATTATTTTTTACAAATACACTTGTATGCATCGGCGCTTTAATTACGGCTTTTGTCGCAATTAATCCGTCAGAAGATGAGTAG
- the ytkD gene encoding RNA deprotection pyrophosphohydrolase: protein MGKTITFKDERGYLVELSFETNSFTLRPKHVLVISYFENQWLFIKHPLRGIEFPGGKVELGETVENAAKRELYEEAGATLKELHFVGQYKVNDPEGEFVKGIYFGIVDQMIEKQDYLETEGPVLMSNFPKNIKEDRRFSFIMKDQVVERSLEHIIEKWPTVAGHMDE, encoded by the coding sequence ATGGGGAAGACGATCACTTTTAAAGATGAAAGAGGGTATCTCGTCGAATTAAGTTTCGAAACTAATTCGTTTACTTTACGTCCGAAACATGTTTTAGTCATATCTTACTTTGAAAATCAGTGGTTATTTATCAAGCACCCTTTGCGTGGAATTGAATTTCCAGGTGGTAAGGTGGAGCTGGGGGAAACAGTGGAAAATGCGGCAAAGCGTGAGCTGTATGAAGAAGCAGGTGCAACATTAAAAGAGCTACACTTCGTAGGGCAATATAAGGTTAATGACCCTGAGGGAGAATTTGTAAAAGGTATTTATTTCGGCATTGTTGATCAAATGATAGAGAAACAGGATTATTTAGAAACAGAAGGGCCCGTTTTAATGAGTAATTTCCCTAAAAATATAAAAGAGGATCGGCGCTTTAGTTTTATTATGAAGGACCAAGTGGTCGAACGATCATTAGAACATATAATTGAAAAATGGCCGACTGTAGCAGGGCATATGGATGAATAA
- a CDS encoding alpha/beta hydrolase family protein: MKDGDLIKKERLPSPHPRIRLYFATYISDGLKVKGYLAEPETDEKLPGFLYLRGGIKNVGMPRIARVIQFSAEGFIVFAPFYRGNKGGEGQEDFAGHDRNDAFNAFWVLHRHPLVKKNDIHLFGFSRGGVMALLTAIAVRKVRSVVCWNGVSNMELTYEERVDLRRMMKRVIGTPTKFPDRYHWRTPLNESEHIQSPVLIIHGKQDEHVSIEHGYQLEANLKRKGKIVETWYYEEFNHYFPEPYNRNIVVKLTEWMKRQPPVSENK, encoded by the coding sequence ATGAAAGATGGTGACCTGATAAAAAAGGAACGTTTACCTTCCCCTCATCCTAGGATAAGACTTTATTTTGCGACTTATATAAGTGACGGTTTAAAAGTCAAAGGATATTTAGCTGAACCAGAAACAGATGAGAAACTGCCTGGTTTTTTATATTTAAGAGGCGGTATTAAAAATGTTGGTATGCCACGGATAGCAAGAGTAATTCAATTTTCAGCAGAAGGGTTTATTGTTTTTGCACCGTTTTACCGTGGGAATAAAGGCGGAGAAGGACAAGAGGATTTTGCGGGGCATGACCGAAATGATGCGTTTAATGCGTTTTGGGTATTACACCGTCATCCACTCGTAAAGAAAAATGACATCCATTTGTTTGGGTTTTCTCGTGGAGGTGTGATGGCATTGTTAACCGCAATTGCTGTTCGGAAAGTTAGATCTGTTGTATGTTGGAATGGTGTTTCTAATATGGAACTTACATATGAAGAGCGAGTGGATTTACGTCGCATGATGAAGCGGGTCATAGGGACTCCAACTAAATTTCCCGATCGGTATCATTGGAGAACTCCTCTTAATGAAAGTGAACATATCCAAAGTCCAGTTTTAATCATACACGGGAAACAGGACGAGCATGTGTCAATTGAACATGGGTATCAACTTGAAGCTAACCTGAAAAGAAAGGGGAAAATAGTAGAGACCTGGTATTATGAAGAGTTTAATCACTATTTTCCAGAACCGTACAATCGAAATATAGTCGTGAAGTTAACGGAGTGGATGAAGAGACAACCACCTGTCAGCGAGAATAAATAA
- the pckA gene encoding phosphoenolpyruvate carboxykinase (ATP) → MSTISFATELEHILQGENVHLDLPVSKLVERSLMRNEGVLTSAGALSVATGKYTGRSPKDKFIVKEESVKDKIDWGSVNQPIEKEVFTKLYNKVMNYLKEKEELFVFRGFAGADKSYRLPIQVINEYAWHNLFAKQLFIRPTQEELQTHDSEFTVISAPNFKADPEIDGTRSETFIIVSFEERVVLIGGTEYAGEMKKSVFSIMNYLLPEQDVLSMHCSANAGKEGDVALFFGLSGTGKTTLSADPNRHLIGDDEHGWSNNGVFNVEGGCYAKCVNLSYEKEPQIWDAIRFGAVLENVVLDDKTGNPDYDDTSLTENTRVAYPLESIPNTLMPSIAGHPNTIIFLTADAFGVLPPISKLTKEQAMYHFLSGYTSKLAGTERGVTEPEATFSTCFGAPFLPLPAHRYAEMLGEKISQHDAQVYLVNTGWSAGPYGVGKRMNLAYTRAMIQAALQGELNSAEFSVDPIFGLNVPVHCPGVPDEVLQPKLTWENGEEYDQKAQELASKFKENFEKFNNVSNEIKSAGPLV, encoded by the coding sequence ATGAGTACAATTAGCTTCGCTACTGAATTAGAGCATATTTTACAAGGAGAAAATGTTCATTTAGACCTTCCTGTTTCTAAATTAGTCGAAAGGTCACTAATGAGAAATGAAGGGGTACTAACTTCTGCAGGAGCATTAAGTGTTGCTACTGGTAAATATACTGGACGCTCACCTAAAGATAAATTTATCGTAAAAGAAGAATCTGTAAAAGATAAAATCGACTGGGGTTCTGTTAACCAACCGATCGAAAAAGAGGTTTTCACTAAATTATACAACAAAGTAATGAATTACTTAAAAGAAAAAGAAGAATTATTTGTTTTTCGTGGTTTTGCAGGTGCAGATAAAAGCTACCGTCTTCCAATTCAAGTTATTAATGAATACGCTTGGCATAACCTTTTCGCAAAACAATTATTTATTCGCCCTACTCAAGAAGAATTACAAACTCACGATTCAGAATTCACTGTAATCTCTGCGCCAAACTTTAAAGCAGATCCTGAAATTGACGGAACTCGTTCTGAAACGTTTATTATCGTTTCATTCGAAGAGAGAGTTGTTTTAATTGGTGGTACTGAATATGCTGGCGAAATGAAGAAATCGGTCTTCTCAATCATGAATTACTTGTTACCAGAACAAGATGTGCTTTCTATGCACTGTTCAGCGAATGCTGGTAAAGAAGGCGACGTTGCTTTATTCTTCGGACTTTCTGGCACAGGAAAAACAACGTTATCTGCGGATCCTAACCGTCATTTAATTGGTGATGATGAGCACGGCTGGTCTAACAACGGTGTATTTAATGTTGAAGGCGGCTGCTATGCTAAGTGTGTAAACTTATCTTATGAAAAAGAGCCACAAATTTGGGATGCAATTCGTTTCGGAGCTGTTTTAGAAAATGTAGTACTCGATGACAAAACTGGAAATCCAGACTATGATGATACATCATTAACGGAAAATACACGTGTCGCTTATCCTTTAGAGTCTATTCCTAATACATTAATGCCGAGCATTGCTGGACACCCTAATACTATCATTTTCTTAACTGCTGATGCGTTTGGTGTATTACCTCCAATCAGTAAATTAACAAAAGAACAAGCAATGTACCATTTCTTATCAGGTTACACTAGTAAACTAGCAGGAACTGAGCGTGGAGTAACAGAGCCTGAAGCAACGTTCTCAACTTGTTTCGGCGCACCATTCCTTCCACTACCAGCACATCGTTATGCGGAAATGCTTGGTGAAAAAATTTCTCAGCATGATGCACAAGTTTACCTTGTAAACACGGGTTGGTCTGCAGGTCCTTACGGTGTAGGTAAACGTATGAACCTAGCTTACACTCGTGCTATGATCCAAGCTGCACTTCAAGGGGAGTTAAACTCAGCGGAATTCTCTGTTGACCCGATTTTCGGTTTAAATGTACCTGTTCATTGCCCTGGAGTACCAGATGAAGTGCTTCAGCCTAAGTTAACTTGGGAAAATGGTGAAGAATACGACCAAAAGGCACAAGAACTTGCGAGCAAATTCAAAGAAAACTTCGAGAAATTCAATAACGTTTCTAATGAAATTAAAAGTGCTGGTCCACTAGTATAA
- the metK gene encoding methionine adenosyltransferase, which produces MVEKKSRRLFTSESVTEGHPDKICDQISDAILDAILKNDANARVACETSVNTGLVLVAGEITTSTYVDIPKIVRETIKNIGYTRAKYGFDSETCAVLTSIDEQSADIAQGVNQALEAREGQMTDQEIEAIGAGDQGLMFGYADNETVELMPLPISLAHKLSRRLTEVRKDEVLPYLRPDGKTQVTVEYDENGKPARIDTIVISTQHHPEVTLEQIQRNIKEYVIKPVVPAHLIDEETKYFINPTGRFVIGGPQGDAGLTGRKIIVDTYGGYARHGGGAFSGKDPTKVDRSGAYAARYVAKNIVAAGLADRCEVQLAYAIGVAQPVSIAVDTFGTGKVSEEVLVSLVRKHFDLRPAGIINMLNLRRPIYKQTAAYGHFGRNDIDLPWEQTDKAELLRTEASK; this is translated from the coding sequence ATGGTAGAAAAGAAAAGTCGTCGCCTATTCACCTCTGAGTCGGTGACAGAAGGGCATCCTGATAAAATCTGTGACCAAATTTCTGATGCGATTTTAGACGCCATTTTAAAAAATGATGCGAATGCTCGTGTAGCTTGTGAAACTTCAGTCAATACGGGTTTAGTATTAGTAGCTGGAGAAATTACGACAAGTACATACGTTGATATCCCGAAGATCGTTCGTGAAACAATTAAAAATATTGGTTATACTCGTGCGAAGTATGGGTTTGATTCAGAGACGTGTGCCGTTCTTACTTCCATTGATGAGCAATCTGCTGATATTGCTCAAGGGGTTAATCAAGCACTTGAGGCGCGTGAAGGTCAGATGACGGACCAAGAAATTGAAGCAATTGGTGCAGGAGACCAAGGGTTAATGTTTGGTTATGCTGATAATGAAACGGTTGAATTAATGCCACTTCCAATTTCGTTAGCACATAAATTGTCACGTCGTTTAACCGAAGTTCGTAAAGATGAAGTTCTTCCATATTTACGTCCAGATGGAAAAACGCAAGTTACGGTAGAATACGATGAAAATGGAAAGCCAGCCCGTATTGATACAATCGTTATTTCTACTCAACATCATCCTGAAGTAACATTAGAGCAAATTCAACGAAATATTAAAGAGTATGTAATCAAACCAGTGGTTCCAGCTCATTTAATTGATGAGGAAACAAAATACTTTATTAACCCTACAGGTCGCTTCGTGATCGGTGGACCTCAAGGGGACGCTGGATTAACAGGAAGAAAAATTATCGTTGATACGTACGGCGGTTATGCTCGTCACGGTGGTGGAGCATTCTCAGGAAAAGATCCAACAAAAGTGGACCGTTCTGGAGCGTATGCGGCTCGTTATGTAGCGAAAAACATCGTAGCTGCTGGTTTAGCAGATCGTTGTGAAGTACAGCTAGCTTATGCGATTGGTGTAGCACAACCTGTATCTATTGCTGTTGATACTTTTGGTACAGGAAAAGTATCAGAGGAAGTGTTAGTGAGTCTTGTAAGAAAGCACTTTGACCTTCGTCCAGCAGGCATTATTAATATGTTAAATCTACGTCGTCCAATTTATAAGCAAACAGCTGCTTATGGACATTTTGGACGAAATGATATTGATTTACCTTGGGAGCAAACGGACAAAGCAGAACTGTTACGAACAGAAGCTTCAAAATAA